A stretch of Penaeus vannamei isolate JL-2024 chromosome 18, ASM4276789v1, whole genome shotgun sequence DNA encodes these proteins:
- the LOC113820675 gene encoding uncharacterized protein, translating into MRKLSLRCSPTPHSVPGVPPPAPTPPPSAGLSPTPTPPTTPARRLVSSRSLGSTSSPPLTPPVVSQYNIPPCLPSHQHHAQLPPTPGPPSHRSLPALHAHHVQNDAQAHHSSHPTLHAHHHSLPIQDAHPHHSSHPALHAQSPHSSPPANRPPGHFSHAAALSGHQHPRQLPGLPRHHTIGGVGSGRILPPAPHHDPNAAASAAAVVVVTTSSVPPAPAQPITTTMASLAARPAHALHSASYKYSLDVPRANLRDMRSNTYPPPGADGSSPSQSSSTTSGTTSGGGSGGSQNSPSDLFPPSSPRLSPGGPMVALAGRVSPQLPPTSPCGRVPPHSPGPRSSLSSSVSSSCATSPVPRLSPVPRSPVHAPVTLSHSAHSSPSPAHASPSHAHASPVARGSPVPPPIISSPTPTIRGSPARRKGSMPELRSPLFRKTTRPPLQRSHATAG; encoded by the coding sequence atgCGCAAGTTATCCCTGCGCTGCTCACCAACCCCACATTCGGTGCCGGGCGTGCCGCCGCCCGCGCCAACCCCGCCACCGTCAGCAGGCCtgtcacccacgcccacgccgccgACCACGCCCGCACGGCGGCTGGTCTCCTCACGCTCTCTGGGCTCCACCTCGTCGCCCCCGCTGACGCCTCCGGTCGTCTCACAGTACAACATCCCGCCGTGCCTGCCCTCGCACCAGCACCACGCCCAGCTGCCGCCCACCCCAGGCCCTCCCTCGCACCGCTCACTCCCCGCCCTTCACGCCCACCACGTGCAGAATGATGCTCAGGCCCATCACTCATCCCACCCGACGTTGCACGCCCACCACCACTCCCTGCCTATCCAGGACGCCCACCCGCACCACTCCTCGCACCCCGCCCTCCACGCGCagtcccctcactcttccccgcCGGCCAACCGCCCGCCGGGTCATTTCTCGCACGCCGCGGCCCTCAGCGGGCACCAGCACCCGCGGCAGCTGCCCGGCCTGCCCCGCCACCACACCATCGGCGGCGTGGGCAGCGGCCGCATCCTGCCCCCCGCCCCGCACCATGACCCCaacgccgccgcctccgccgccgccgtcgtcgtGGTCACCACCAGCAGCGTGCCCCCCGCGCCCGCCCAGCCCATCACCACCACGATGGCCAGCCTGGCCGCGCGCCCCGCTCACGCTCTGCACTCCGCCAGCTACAAGTACAGCCTGGACGTGCCTCGTGCCAACCTGCGAGACATGCGGAGCAACACATACCCTCCGCCAGGCGCCGACGGCTCCTCGCCCTCGCAGTCGTCCTCCACCACGAGCGGGACCACGAGCGGCGGCGGCTCGGGCGGCTCGCAGAACTCGCCCTCGGACCTGTTCCCGCCCTCGTCCCCGCGCCTTTCGCCGGGGGGACCCATGGTGGCGCTGGCCGGGCGCGTGTCCCCTCAGCTGCCGCCCACGTCCCCCTGCGGACGGGTGCCCCCGCACTCCCCGGGGCCAAgatcctcgctctcctcctcggtGTCCTCCTCGTGTGCCACGTCGCCCGTGCCCCGCCTGTCCCCAGTGCCACGCTCACCTGTCCACGCCCCCGTCACTCTCTCGCACTCCGCCCACTCGTCCCCGAGCCCAGCTCATGCTTCGCCCAGTCACGCCCATGCTTCACCGGTGGCACGTGGCTCGCCCGTGCCACCGCCCATCATCAGCTCCCCGACGCCCACGATTCGAGGCTCACCTGCGCGGAGGAAAGGCTCCATGCCGGAGTTGCGCTCGCCCTTGTTCAGGAAGACGACTCGGCCGCCCCTGCAGCGCTCGCACGCCACCGCTGGGTAA